Proteins encoded together in one Campylobacter peloridis LMG 23910 window:
- a CDS encoding zinc metallopeptidase, M23 family, whose translation MIKHFLIFFILFSFVFSNEIAQKQKDIKENERIVKQLSKKLEDLASEILDNEKNLKKIANEITSLSSKTSKLENSVKKQINDLEQLNNQNKELLQNKNKIEGKLIDLIAKDFAYDLAIPNNYIESEDSIIALEIVNNLDKIFKEEFYQISKDYESVNKKIEEKQTQITTIKSNLKSYKEQIDELKNLRKKQEQEIAKQKTDKEIYTRKLSNLQAQQQELRKTLNKLKIIKEKEEKIAQKKDEKPSNNIKQVGSSYQTSSVKRYNGPKTIAPLESYSVKQKFGNYVDPIYNIKIYNENVVLKSDSANAAVRNVLDGKVVFAKATPTLKQVVIVENKDGIHTIYAHLDKIAPGVKVGRNIKKGYIIGRVESDLTFEVTQKNYHINPLEMIR comes from the coding sequence ATGATAAAACATTTTCTTATTTTTTTTATTTTATTTTCCTTTGTATTTTCGAATGAAATAGCTCAAAAACAAAAAGATATAAAAGAAAATGAAAGAATAGTAAAACAGCTTTCTAAAAAACTTGAAGACTTAGCTTCTGAAATTTTAGATAATGAAAAAAATTTAAAAAAAATTGCAAATGAAATTACTTCTTTGAGTTCTAAAACTTCTAAACTTGAAAATTCTGTGAAAAAGCAAATAAATGATTTAGAACAACTTAATAATCAAAACAAAGAACTTTTGCAAAATAAAAATAAAATTGAGGGGAAGTTGATTGATTTAATAGCAAAGGATTTTGCTTATGATTTAGCTATTCCTAATAATTATATAGAAAGTGAAGATAGTATTATTGCTTTAGAAATTGTTAATAATCTTGATAAAATTTTTAAAGAAGAATTTTATCAAATTTCTAAAGATTATGAGAGCGTGAATAAAAAAATCGAAGAAAAACAAACTCAAATAACAACTATAAAATCTAACTTAAAAAGCTATAAAGAACAAATTGATGAGCTTAAAAATCTTAGAAAAAAGCAAGAACAAGAAATAGCTAAGCAAAAAACTGATAAAGAAATTTATACAAGAAAACTTTCTAATTTGCAAGCTCAACAACAAGAATTAAGAAAAACTTTAAATAAATTAAAAATTATTAAAGAAAAAGAAGAAAAAATAGCACAAAAAAAAGATGAAAAACCTTCTAATAATATAAAACAAGTTGGCTCAAGTTATCAAACTAGTAGTGTAAAACGCTATAATGGCCCTAAAACTATAGCACCACTTGAGTCATATTCGGTAAAACAAAAATTTGGAAACTATGTTGATCCAATTTATAATATAAAAATTTATAATGAAAATGTGGTTTTAAAAAGCGATAGTGCTAATGCAGCTGTTAGAAATGTATTAGATGGTAAAGTTGTTTTTGCAAAAGCAACTCCTACATTAAAGCAGGTTGTTATTGTAGAAAATAAAGATGGTATACATACTATTTATGCGCATTTGGATAAAATAGCACCTGGAGTAAAAGTAGGAAGAAATATAAAAAAGGGTTATATAATAGGCAGGGTAGAGAGTGATTTAACTTTTGAAGTAACTCAAAAGAATTATCATATAAATCCTTTAGAAATGATTAGGTAA
- the pyrH gene encoding UMP kinase: MNNKRKRVLVKFSGEALAGENGFGIENSILKYIASEIKSLIQENVEVGIVIGGGNIIRGVSAARDGLIKRTSGDHMGMLATVINSIAMQEALESAGLDVRVQSAIQMEAFCETYIMRRAHRHLEKGRIVIFACGTGNPYFTTDTAATLRAVEIQADMIIKATKVDGIYDKDPNKFDDAIMLNELGYERALHDNIKVMDDTAIALAKDNALPIVVCNMFKEGNLLKIIQGDMSLCSVVKN; this comes from the coding sequence ATGAACAATAAAAGAAAAAGAGTTTTGGTTAAATTTTCTGGAGAGGCTTTAGCTGGAGAAAATGGTTTTGGTATAGAAAATTCTATTTTAAAATATATTGCTTCTGAAATTAAAAGTTTAATTCAAGAAAATGTTGAAGTAGGTATTGTTATAGGTGGTGGTAATATCATTAGAGGTGTTTCTGCTGCAAGAGATGGGCTTATAAAAAGAACAAGTGGTGATCATATGGGTATGCTTGCTACTGTGATTAATTCTATAGCTATGCAAGAGGCTTTAGAAAGTGCTGGACTTGATGTAAGGGTTCAAAGTGCTATTCAGATGGAGGCATTTTGTGAAACTTATATTATGAGAAGAGCACATAGGCATTTAGAAAAAGGTCGTATAGTTATTTTTGCATGTGGCACGGGCAATCCTTATTTTACCACAGATACTGCTGCAACTTTAAGAGCGGTTGAAATTCAAGCAGATATGATCATTAAAGCTACTAAAGTAGATGGAATTTATGATAAAGATCCAAATAAATTTGATGATGCGATAATGCTAAATGAATTAGGATATGAAAGAGCCTTGCACGATAATATAAAAGTAATGGATGATACAGCTATTGCCCTAGCAAAAGATAATGCTTTACCTATAGTGGTTTGTAATATGTTTAAAGAAGGTAATTTATTGAAAATAATACAGGGTGATATGAGTTTATGCTCTGTTGTTAAAAATTAA
- a CDS encoding DNA-directed RNA polymerase subunit omega produces MRVEQVAAKALKKMKDDRYKLALVVAKRAEELANGAEILVDLDKSKYKYTDIALYEIAEDKIVLEGFIEVNK; encoded by the coding sequence ATGAGAGTAGAACAAGTTGCTGCAAAAGCATTAAAAAAAATGAAAGATGATAGATATAAACTAGCTTTAGTTGTAGCTAAAAGAGCAGAAGAGCTTGCAAATGGTGCTGAAATTTTGGTAGATTTAGATAAGAGTAAATATAAATATACAGATATTGCATTGTATGAAATAGCAGAAGATAAAATAGTTTTAGAGGGATTTATTGAAGTTAATAAATGA
- a CDS encoding RelA/SpoT family protein: protein MKLINDELLLDKLVEDVKNCKDLQKASEILFFVFPKSELLVKAVDFCIKKHEGQFRKSGEPYAVHPILVASFVAFLSPIESMVIAALLHDVLEDTQCNEDELNQYFGEEVVKLVLGLTKIVSIREDHLTRSNSNEKLAKSALTFRNMLLVGVEDVSVLVIKLCDRLHNMLTLSYLREDKQKRISEETLVVYAPIAHRLGISSIKNLLEDLSFKFLLPEEYAQIDNYINAKDQQIQLGFNEFISKIEMLFLENGFRQGSFVIHKRIKHNYSIYLKMQRKGVGLDEVLDLLGVRILVEKIYDCYLALGILHTHFNPLISRFKDYIALPKQNGYQTLHTTLFDAKNIIEAQIRTFDMHKTAEFGVAAHWKYKEGNIATPNLDWLTDISMHGKDGNDVQDCDAIELYEYAKDSLYIEDIAVYSPKGEIFTLPRGATALDFAYEVHTKIGLHAKAAFVNRIRVPLLTVLKNGDIVSIETAEEEFFRCSWIDSVKTGKARASIRDFCKQKKKELNNKIAINLLATVFNKDLKTIEEWLEKENFSKKLRQIALDFNYFKDVIISLRKYVKQNYAKFEQNEQKFESIVIGSNHKITTINFDYCCRPKRGDEIIAFRHSTNATIHHKLCEQAMKMIENNKEMVFAFWNDSSIKSYKIIVSIENKKGSLADFLTTLAKMQVNVLSINSADSEPVVANYFEIQMELPNNIDIDNVKERLKARYKILDFTSLNDAYNNH from the coding sequence TTGAAGTTAATAAATGATGAGTTGTTGCTAGATAAGCTTGTTGAAGATGTAAAAAATTGTAAAGATTTACAAAAAGCTAGTGAAATACTTTTTTTTGTATTTCCTAAATCTGAACTTCTTGTAAAAGCCGTTGATTTTTGCATAAAAAAGCATGAAGGGCAGTTTAGAAAAAGTGGCGAACCTTATGCTGTTCATCCTATTTTGGTAGCTTCTTTTGTTGCTTTTTTAAGTCCTATTGAATCAATGGTTATAGCTGCTTTATTGCATGATGTTTTAGAAGATACTCAATGCAATGAAGATGAGCTAAATCAGTATTTTGGCGAAGAAGTTGTAAAATTAGTTTTAGGTTTAACTAAAATTGTAAGTATTAGAGAAGATCATTTAACGCGTTCAAATTCTAATGAAAAACTTGCCAAATCTGCTTTAACTTTTAGAAATATGCTTTTGGTTGGGGTAGAAGATGTTAGTGTTCTTGTTATTAAGCTTTGTGATAGATTGCACAATATGCTTACATTAAGCTATCTAAGAGAGGATAAACAAAAAAGAATTAGTGAAGAAACTTTAGTTGTTTATGCACCTATAGCTCATAGACTTGGAATTTCTAGTATAAAAAATTTACTTGAAGATTTAAGTTTTAAATTTTTACTTCCTGAAGAATATGCTCAAATTGATAATTACATTAATGCTAAAGATCAGCAAATTCAATTAGGCTTTAATGAATTTATATCAAAAATTGAAATGCTATTTTTAGAAAATGGATTTAGACAAGGTAGTTTTGTAATCCATAAAAGAATTAAACATAATTATTCTATTTATTTAAAGATGCAAAGAAAAGGTGTAGGGCTTGATGAAGTATTAGATCTTTTAGGTGTTAGAATTTTAGTTGAAAAAATTTATGATTGTTATTTAGCTTTAGGTATTTTGCATACTCATTTTAATCCTTTAATTTCAAGATTTAAAGATTATATTGCTTTGCCAAAACAAAATGGTTATCAAACTTTACATACTACGCTTTTTGATGCTAAAAATATCATTGAAGCACAAATTAGAACTTTTGATATGCATAAAACTGCCGAATTTGGTGTTGCTGCACATTGGAAATACAAAGAAGGAAATATAGCTACTCCGAATTTAGATTGGCTTACTGATATTTCTATGCATGGAAAGGATGGCAATGATGTTCAAGATTGTGATGCTATAGAACTTTATGAGTATGCTAAGGATAGTTTATATATTGAAGATATTGCAGTATATTCTCCAAAAGGAGAAATTTTTACTTTACCTCGTGGAGCAACAGCACTTGATTTTGCTTATGAAGTGCATACAAAAATAGGACTTCATGCAAAAGCAGCTTTTGTAAATCGCATAAGAGTTCCACTTTTAACTGTGCTTAAAAATGGAGATATAGTTAGTATTGAAACTGCGGAAGAGGAATTTTTTAGATGCTCTTGGATAGATAGTGTTAAAACGGGTAAGGCTAGGGCTAGTATTAGAGATTTTTGTAAGCAAAAGAAAAAAGAGCTTAATAATAAAATAGCCATAAATCTTCTTGCAACTGTTTTTAATAAAGATTTAAAAACTATAGAAGAATGGCTTGAAAAAGAAAATTTTAGTAAAAAACTTAGACAAATCGCTTTAGATTTTAACTATTTTAAAGATGTGATAATTAGTCTTAGAAAATATGTAAAACAAAATTATGCAAAATTTGAACAAAATGAGCAAAAATTTGAAAGTATAGTTATAGGTTCTAATCATAAAATTACTACTATTAATTTTGATTATTGTTGTAGACCTAAAAGAGGAGATGAAATCATTGCTTTTAGACATTCTACAAACGCAACAATTCATCATAAACTTTGTGAGCAAGCAATGAAAATGATAGAAAATAACAAAGAAATGGTTTTTGCTTTTTGGAATGATAGCTCGATAAAAAGTTACAAAATTATTGTTTCAATAGAAAATAAAAAAGGTTCTTTAGCAGATTTTTTAACTACTTTAGCTAAAATGCAAGTAAATGTATTAAGTATTAATTCAGCTGATTCAGAACCAGTTGTGGCAAATTATTTTGAAATTCAAATGGAATTACCAAATAATATAGATATAGATAATGTTAAAGAACGATTAAAGGCAAGATATAAAATTTTGGATTTTACATCTTTAAATGATGCATATAACAATCATTAA
- the tyrS gene encoding tyrosine--tRNA ligase: MNIDEIINEVKRGVAEIIDEERLVFLIKKYYEKGENFFIKAGFDPTAADLHLGHTVVLSKMAMLQKHGAIVQFLIGDFTAQIGDPTGKSVTRKKLDKEEVLKNAKTYQEQVFKILDPNKTQIHFNSKWLNDLGASGIVELTSTFSVARMLERDDFTKRFKEQSPISICEFLYPLLQGYDSVALKSDIEMGGTDQKFNLLMGRHLQRIYNCQKEQAVVMMPLLEGLDGVNKMSKSLGNYIGVTENANDMYAKVLSISDELMFRYYELLSEKSLAEILKIKEDVASGSLHPKKAKENLALEIVSRFHSKECALKAKEEFDKIHSAKELPSDMPSFILEGGIWIAKAMVECKMENSTSAARRLIKSNAVSINGEKVQDEQFQLESGEYVLQVGKRKFAKLKVI; encoded by the coding sequence ATGAATATTGATGAAATTATAAATGAAGTTAAAAGAGGCGTAGCTGAAATTATTGATGAAGAAAGATTGGTTTTTTTGATTAAAAAATATTACGAAAAAGGTGAAAATTTTTTTATAAAAGCTGGTTTTGATCCAACTGCTGCTGATTTACATTTAGGCCACACCGTTGTTTTAAGTAAAATGGCTATGCTTCAAAAACATGGAGCTATAGTGCAGTTTTTAATAGGTGATTTTACTGCTCAAATTGGAGATCCAACAGGAAAGAGTGTTACAAGAAAAAAACTTGATAAAGAAGAGGTTTTAAAGAATGCAAAAACTTACCAAGAACAGGTTTTTAAAATTTTAGATCCAAATAAAACTCAAATTCATTTTAATTCCAAATGGCTTAATGATTTGGGTGCTAGCGGTATAGTAGAGCTTACTTCAACTTTTAGTGTTGCTAGAATGCTTGAAAGAGATGATTTTACTAAGCGTTTTAAGGAGCAAAGTCCTATATCAATTTGTGAGTTTTTATATCCACTTTTGCAAGGTTATGATAGTGTTGCTTTAAAAAGTGATATAGAAATGGGTGGAACGGATCAAAAATTTAATCTTTTAATGGGAAGACATTTACAAAGAATATATAATTGCCAAAAAGAGCAAGCTGTTGTAATGATGCCATTGCTTGAAGGACTTGATGGTGTAAATAAAATGAGCAAAAGTTTAGGTAATTATATAGGTGTAACAGAAAATGCAAATGATATGTATGCAAAAGTTTTAAGCATAAGCGATGAGTTGATGTTTAGATATTATGAGCTTTTAAGTGAAAAAAGTTTAGCTGAAATTCTAAAAATAAAAGAAGATGTTGCAAGTGGTTCTTTGCACCCTAAAAAAGCTAAAGAAAATTTGGCTTTAGAAATAGTAAGTCGTTTTCATTCTAAAGAGTGCGCGTTAAAAGCTAAGGAAGAATTTGATAAAATTCATAGTGCAAAAGAGCTTCCTAGTGATATGCCAAGCTTTATTTTAGAGGGTGGTATTTGGATTGCAAAAGCTATGGTAGAGTGTAAAATGGAAAACTCCACTTCAGCGGCAAGAAGATTGATTAAATCAAATGCAGTGAGTATTAATGGAGAAAAAGTTCAAGATGAGCAGTTTCAACTAGAAAGCGGAGAATATGTTTTACAAGTTGGAAAAAGAAAATTTGCAAAATTAAAGGTGATATAA
- a CDS encoding nitronate monooxygenase — MSFKALKIGKHEIKYPIFQGGMGLGISWDKLASAVSLNGGLGIISSVGTGYYENRTHIDKEFNAKPYGSDNFYSKAGLKALIDNARKVCKDAPLGCNILCASNNYAQIARNACEVGFNIIVSGAGLPTNLPEFTQDYPDVALVPIVSSAKALKIICKRWQSRYNRLPDAVVVEGPKSGGHQGFTYEQCLMQEYQLENVVPQVAQEIKNWGDIPLIAAGGIWDKQDIEKMISLGANGVQMGTRFIGTFECDASEDFKQVLLDCKKEDIELLKSPVGYPARGVRTNLLNLVDKRMGPKISCVSNCVAPCGRGKEATKVGYCIADRLYDAWSGKKDTGLFFTGANGYKLDKLISVEELMKKLVNGEDA, encoded by the coding sequence ATGAGTTTTAAAGCTTTAAAAATTGGAAAGCATGAAATAAAATATCCTATATTTCAAGGTGGTATGGGGCTTGGTATTAGTTGGGATAAATTAGCATCAGCAGTTTCTTTAAATGGTGGTTTAGGTATTATATCTTCTGTGGGTACTGGGTATTATGAAAATAGAACTCATATAGACAAAGAATTTAATGCAAAGCCTTATGGTAGCGATAATTTTTATTCTAAAGCTGGTTTGAAAGCTTTGATAGACAATGCTAGAAAGGTTTGTAAAGATGCACCTTTGGGCTGTAATATTTTATGTGCAAGTAACAATTATGCACAAATTGCACGCAATGCTTGTGAAGTAGGTTTTAATATAATAGTATCAGGTGCAGGACTTCCTACAAATTTGCCTGAATTTACTCAAGATTATCCTGATGTAGCTTTAGTGCCTATAGTATCTTCAGCTAAGGCTTTGAAAATTATTTGTAAAAGATGGCAAAGTAGATACAATCGCTTGCCTGATGCAGTAGTTGTTGAAGGTCCAAAGAGTGGAGGACATCAAGGTTTTACTTATGAGCAGTGTTTAATGCAAGAGTATCAGCTAGAAAATGTAGTTCCACAAGTTGCACAAGAAATTAAAAATTGGGGTGATATTCCTTTGATCGCAGCAGGTGGAATTTGGGATAAACAAGACATTGAAAAAATGATTTCTTTAGGTGCAAATGGAGTTCAAATGGGGACTCGTTTTATAGGAACTTTTGAATGCGATGCAAGTGAAGATTTTAAACAAGTATTACTTGATTGTAAAAAAGAAGATATAGAACTTTTAAAATCTCCTGTAGGATATCCTGCAAGAGGAGTAAGAACTAATCTTTTAAATTTAGTAGATAAAAGAATGGGGCCAAAAATTTCTTGTGTTAGCAACTGCGTTGCACCATGTGGAAGAGGTAAAGAAGCTACTAAAGTAGGTTATTGTATAGCTGATAGATTATACGATGCATGGAGCGGAAAAAAAGATACGGGATTATTTTTTACTGGAGCTAATGGATATAAACTTGATAAACTTATTAGCGTTGAAGAATTAATGAAAAAATTAGTTAATGGTGAAGATGCTTAG
- a CDS encoding N-acetylmuramoyl-L-alanine amidase gives MLRIIFILLFFHYSIFANAEIKKFDQIFLSSSSEIKLQLHQQLKSLYIQSVISDNQDDKKEILKRLIISSNSLGFDDKAYIEELKDEGVKDEEIKRLKNALNVIQDQKIKKIGTKQENISKKEDSKKEDSKKEELAILAVEKKINGVLLNLNGNIEQKDIKNFTLKGDNFRYVADFSGILKGAKQNFEFKDFDIIVSQFNPATIRIVLTSKKELKVKIELKEKILFMGIDENKKIEAKPNLEKNKKVSTTKKKEEPLYILKSLKEKNGISVKLDNELDYEDIKINSFKDGKTYRSIVSFKAILEGDRKKYDINKNQSITLVQYDKTTVRIVLSSLNDFKVNIDLDDDDLFVGFEKKASSKTSVKKITSKKQGKVIVIDPGHGGKDPGTLGDKGVREKDVVLSVALKLGNELKKRGYKIYYTRSTDKFINLRDRTSMANEKMADLFISIHANAAPNKQRAKTLQGIETFFLSPARSERSKKAAELENQSDFEEMNYFSKQTFLNFLNREKIVASNKLAIDVQKKILSNVRKKYKVVDGGVREAPFWVLVGAQMPAILIETGYISHPSERSRLTNKNFQELLAIGIANGIESYFYKNQ, from the coding sequence ATGCTTAGAATAATTTTTATCTTATTATTTTTTCATTATAGTATTTTTGCTAATGCTGAGATTAAAAAATTTGATCAAATTTTTTTAAGTTCTTCATCTGAAATAAAATTGCAATTACACCAGCAATTAAAATCTTTGTATATACAAAGTGTTATTAGTGATAATCAAGATGATAAAAAAGAAATTTTAAAAAGATTGATTATTAGCTCTAATTCTTTAGGGTTTGATGATAAAGCATATATAGAAGAATTAAAAGATGAAGGTGTTAAAGATGAGGAAATTAAAAGATTAAAAAATGCACTTAATGTAATTCAAGATCAAAAAATCAAAAAGATAGGAACTAAACAGGAAAATATTAGTAAAAAAGAAGATAGTAAAAAAGAAGATAGTAAAAAAGAAGAGCTCGCGATTTTAGCTGTTGAAAAAAAAATAAATGGTGTTTTGCTTAATTTAAATGGCAATATTGAACAAAAAGATATAAAAAACTTTACATTAAAAGGGGATAATTTTCGTTATGTTGCAGATTTTAGCGGAATTTTAAAAGGTGCTAAACAAAATTTTGAATTTAAAGATTTTGACATTATTGTTTCTCAGTTTAATCCTGCTACTATAAGAATAGTTTTAACATCTAAAAAAGAGTTAAAAGTTAAAATAGAATTAAAAGAAAAAATACTTTTTATGGGAATAGATGAAAATAAAAAAATAGAAGCAAAACCTAATTTAGAAAAAAACAAAAAAGTATCTACTACTAAGAAAAAAGAAGAACCTTTGTATATTTTAAAATCTTTAAAAGAAAAAAATGGAATTAGTGTTAAATTAGATAATGAACTTGATTATGAAGATATAAAAATTAACTCTTTTAAAGATGGAAAAACATATAGATCTATTGTGAGTTTTAAGGCTATTTTAGAAGGGGATAGAAAAAAATATGATATAAATAAAAATCAATCTATTACCTTAGTTCAGTATGATAAGACGACAGTAAGAATAGTCTTAAGTTCTTTAAATGATTTTAAAGTAAATATCGATTTAGATGATGATGATTTGTTTGTAGGTTTTGAAAAAAAAGCTTCTAGTAAAACTTCTGTAAAAAAAATTACGAGTAAAAAGCAAGGTAAAGTTATAGTTATTGATCCTGGACATGGTGGTAAGGATCCTGGAACTTTAGGAGATAAAGGTGTTAGAGAAAAAGATGTGGTTTTGAGTGTGGCATTAAAATTAGGAAATGAATTAAAAAAAAGAGGATATAAGATATATTATACAAGAAGTACAGATAAATTTATAAATCTTAGAGATAGAACTTCTATGGCAAATGAAAAAATGGCAGATTTGTTTATTTCAATCCATGCAAATGCCGCTCCAAATAAACAAAGAGCAAAAACTTTACAAGGGATAGAAACTTTCTTTTTGTCTCCTGCAAGAAGTGAAAGAAGCAAAAAGGCTGCTGAGTTAGAAAATCAATCAGATTTTGAGGAAATGAATTATTTCTCCAAACAAACATTTTTAAATTTCTTAAATCGTGAAAAAATAGTTGCTTCTAATAAATTAGCTATTGATGTGCAAAAAAAAATCTTAAGCAATGTGAGAAAAAAATATAAAGTTGTTGATGGTGGTGTTAGAGAAGCGCCTTTTTGGGTGTTAGTAGGAGCTCAAATGCCTGCTATTTTAATAGAAACAGGTTATATTAGTCATCCTAGCGAAAGATCAAGACTTACAAATAAAAATTTTCAAGAATTGCTAGCTATTGGTATAGCAAATGGCATAGAAAGTTATTTTTACAAAAATCAATGA
- the mnmC gene encoding bifunctional tRNA (5-methylaminomethyl-2-thiouridine)(34)-methyltransferase MnmD/FAD-dependent 5-carboxymethylaminomethyl-2-thiouridine(34) oxidoreductase MnmC, with amino-acid sequence MKKANIIIKDNAPYSLDFEDYYFNSNDGLNESKFIYTNAFEFSNSQNIIAELGFGIGLNFFLTLKRFLIEKKENQRLFYISFENFYIEKETLREIYKKLNFYDEFKDILEYFLQFYPPCKDGVYRFYFQNCFLDLVFGEAKEKLSNLSFQANVWYLDGFAPSKNSDMFDKDIIKLVAKNSSVNANVLTFSAASSLKNALCENNFNVKKVKGYKKREMLQANFKGLKEEKYDTLAYFNTPSLNKKIKKIAIIGAGISGASLAYELSLRSCEVDIFEKENTLAQGASGNINGILSSLILKPNVLLGEFSQYAFLEASRFYRQILKLTPEGVYEFAYNQLMQDRFASQKNNVLFEIDGNKAFLKDGFCIKPQEVVKTLLEKSQAKIFFEHDFKGYSYINEKFILDFNNQISLQDYDVLIFAQGANVKNFLSYKYMNLSSVRGQCTHVKPFLDNLHAFSSKGYICPINKEANLQLIGASYDRLSQECKLSRSDDLQNIENIKEFLQNQNLEIIGGKVGFRSYSSDRFAIVGQAYDEDFYLENYKALLWHKNKNQKKLESFKPLYFSIAHGSRAFASAIVSARIISSLIFDEPRIEKHFIHALHPARFLIRKLRKGLI; translated from the coding sequence ATGAAAAAAGCTAATATTATCATAAAAGATAACGCTCCATATTCTTTAGACTTTGAAGATTATTATTTCAATTCTAATGATGGATTAAACGAAAGTAAATTTATTTATACTAATGCTTTTGAATTTAGTAATTCTCAAAATATTATTGCAGAACTTGGTTTTGGTATAGGTTTAAATTTTTTTCTCACTTTAAAGCGTTTTTTGATTGAAAAAAAAGAAAATCAAAGGCTTTTTTATATTAGTTTTGAAAATTTTTATATTGAAAAAGAAACATTAAGAGAAATTTATAAAAAACTTAATTTTTATGATGAATTTAAAGATATTTTAGAATATTTTTTACAATTTTATCCACCTTGTAAAGATGGGGTTTATAGATTTTATTTTCAAAATTGTTTTTTAGATTTAGTTTTTGGAGAAGCTAAAGAGAAATTATCTAATTTAAGTTTTCAAGCTAATGTTTGGTATTTAGATGGTTTTGCACCTTCTAAAAATAGTGATATGTTTGATAAGGATATTATAAAATTAGTAGCTAAAAATTCAAGTGTAAATGCAAATGTTTTAACTTTTTCTGCTGCTAGTTCACTTAAAAATGCATTGTGTGAGAATAATTTTAATGTTAAGAAGGTCAAAGGTTATAAAAAAAGAGAAATGCTTCAGGCTAATTTTAAGGGTTTGAAAGAAGAAAAATATGATACTTTGGCTTATTTTAACACACCTTCTTTGAATAAAAAAATTAAAAAAATAGCTATTATAGGGGCTGGTATATCAGGAGCTAGTTTAGCTTATGAGCTTTCTTTAAGATCTTGTGAAGTTGATATTTTTGAAAAGGAAAATACATTAGCTCAAGGAGCATCTGGTAATATTAATGGTATCTTAAGTTCTTTAATCTTAAAACCTAATGTTTTATTGGGAGAATTTTCTCAGTATGCGTTTTTAGAAGCTAGTAGGTTTTACAGACAAATTTTAAAACTTACTCCTGAAGGTGTTTATGAATTTGCGTATAATCAATTAATGCAAGATCGTTTTGCAAGCCAAAAAAATAATGTTTTATTTGAAATAGATGGCAATAAGGCTTTCTTAAAAGATGGTTTTTGCATTAAACCACAAGAGGTTGTAAAAACGCTTTTGGAAAAAAGTCAGGCAAAAATATTTTTTGAACATGATTTTAAAGGATATTCTTATATAAATGAAAAATTTATTTTAGATTTTAATAATCAGATATCTTTGCAAGATTACGATGTTTTGATTTTTGCTCAAGGTGCTAATGTAAAAAACTTTTTATCTTATAAATATATGAATTTAAGTAGCGTTAGAGGGCAATGTACTCATGTAAAACCTTTTTTGGATAATTTACATGCCTTTTCTTCTAAAGGCTATATTTGCCCTATAAATAAAGAAGCAAATTTGCAACTTATTGGTGCAAGTTATGATAGATTGAGTCAAGAATGCAAATTATCAAGAAGCGATGATTTGCAAAATATTGAAAACATAAAGGAATTTTTACAAAATCAAAATTTAGAAATTATCGGAGGCAAGGTTGGTTTTAGATCCTACTCAAGTGATAGATTTGCTATCGTAGGGCAAGCTTATGATGAGGATTTTTATTTAGAAAATTACAAAGCTCTTTTATGGCATAAAAATAAAAATCAAAAAAAATTAGAATCTTTCAAGCCATTATATTTTTCAATAGCACATGGCTCAAGAGCTTTTGCTAGTGCTATAGTATCTGCTAGAATTATTTCTTCTTTGATTTTTGATGAGCCTAGGATTGAAAAACATTTTATACATGCTTTGCACCCTGCTAGATTTTTAATTCGTAAGTTAAGAAAGGGTTTGATTTAA